One Erinaceus europaeus chromosome 5, mEriEur2.1, whole genome shotgun sequence genomic window carries:
- the YAF2 gene encoding YY1-associated factor 2 isoform X7, translating to MKCWGPNPGSHTWKPRPVSQLVAQQVTQQFVPPTQSKKEKKDKVEKEKSEKETTSKKNSHKKTRPRLKNVDRSSAQHLEVTVGDLTVIITDFKEKTKSPPASSAASADQHSQSGSSSDNTERGMSRSSSPRGEASSLNGESH from the exons GAAACCTCGGCCTGTCTCCCAGTTGGTTGCCCAGCAGGTTACTCAGCAGTTTGTGCCCCCTACACagtcaaagaaagagaaaaaagacaaagtagaaaaagaaaaaagtgaaaaggaAACGACTagcaaaaagaacagtcataagaAAACCAG GCCAAGATTGAAAAATGTGGATCGGAGTAGCGCTCAGCACCTGGAAGTTACCGTGGGAGACCTGACAGTCATTATTACAGACTTTAAGGAGAAAACGAAGTCCCCACCAGCGTCTAGTGCTGCTTCCGCAGATCAACACAGTCAGAGTGGCTCCAGCTCAGACAACACAGAGCGGGGAATGTCCAGGTCATCTTCACCTAGAGGAGAAGCCTCGTCACTGAATGGAGAATCTCATTAA